The nucleotide window CTTTGGGAACAGGAGGTCGAACAGGTGCAGGGCCCGCTTGCCGACCTTGGCCAGCATGTCCCGGCACATGGCGCAGTAGGTGACGAAATCCTCGGCCGCGGCCTCGGACCGGTGCCTGGCCACCCGAACCCCGAGTTCCGGATTGGCCTGCGCCAGGAGTCCGCCGTAGCCGCAGCACTCGGTGGTCTTTCCCGAAAGCGCCGGCTCGATCAGCCTGACGCCGCATTCGCCAAGCAAGGCACGCACATCCTGCTGCAACCCCGCATCGTGACGCGCCGCGCAGGGATCATTGATGGCGAGGGTGGCCCCGGACCGCGCCGCCGCCCCCGGGGGCGAACCGACGGTCCGCAACAGGGACCAATAGGAGACGAGGGCCGCCTCGGGCAGGATTTCGGCCAAAAGGACTTGGCAACTCGGGCAGGCCACGACCAACGTTGGCTGCCTCAAGTCCCGCCACTGCCTGTCGAGCGCGGCCCTTGTCTCCCGCAACAGCGTCTCCCGCCCGGACCAGCGGGCCGGCGCGCCGCAGCATGAAAGCAGCAAGCCGGCGTCCCCGAGCCTGGAGCGCAGATCGTCATAGGCGGCAGCCACGCCGTCGGGATCGCAGGCTGCCAACTGACAGCCTGGGAAAAACAGGTACTGGCTGGAGTCTTTCCCCGGGGCATGGCGGGCCAGGGTACAGTGGTCGCTGTTGGCGAAGGCCATGTCGCGCAGGGCGAATTCGTGAGCCGAAGGCGGCATCCGGTTCTGGCCCACCATGACCCGACGGGCATCCAGGCAGACGGCGGCCATGGAAAAATTTCCCGGGCACAGCTCCTCGCACAGGCCGCACAGCATGCACGAATTGATCATGGTGTTGGCCTGACGGATGCCCACCACGTTGGAACTGTTGTTGTAGATCTGCCGGGCGTAGGCCTTGGGGTAGGATTTGTAGTGTTCCAGAAACACGCAGTGCTTCACGCAGGTCAGGCACTGGCAGTCGATGCACCGGCCGGCCTCGGCCCCGGCCGTTTCCTCGGTGAACCCCGTATCCGGGGCAATGGCCGGGGCGGGCTTTACGCCGGAGAGGTCCGTGACCAGGCGGGTTCGGCAGGGGCCTTCGCCCTCCCGGGCCGTGGTCAGGGCAATGCCCTGCATGAACCGTTCGACGGAAACCGTCACCCGGCGCCCGACGGCCGCCCGCAGGGCAAAGGACGCCTCCCCGGGCCGGTTGGCGAAAACGCCGGCTCTCTTCGTGCCGCAGGTGGCGGCATCCGGTTCCCCGAGCGCGGCCAGGACCTCGGGCATGGCGTCGGCGTCCACGAAGACGGCCTTGGCCTCCCGGAGCAGCACCTCGGGCAGGTCCGGGTCCGGGGATGGAGCCGGCACAAGGACCACACCCAGGCGTTCCAGATTTTCCATCTCGGTTTCGATGACCGTGGCCGGCACATCGTCCGGTATTCCGGCCAGCGGCGTCCGGTAGAGGGTCACCTCGAAACCTCGACGGGCGAGCTCCCAGGCCGTGCACAGGCCGCTTAAGCCCGAACCGAGCACCGCCACGTCCCAATGCTTCGACGGCAGCGGCCGGGGTGGGGACACCGGCTTGGCCACTGCGGCGCAAAAACGCTCCAGCGCCCCCATGGCGATGGCGCCGCCGAGGTCCCGGCGCAGGCAGGCGCCCTGGCAGGGCGCGTCGCAGCACCGGGCGAACAGGCCGGGCAACGGCAAGGTTCTGACCAGCAGATTCCAGGCCTTGTCCCATTGCCGGCGGGCCAGATGGGTGCAAAATCCGCGCACGTCCATGTGGAGGGGGCAGGCCGCCCGACACGCCGGCGCGGCTTCCTGGGTGCAGCGCGCCTCCCACTCGGTCAATTCCTTGAGCTGCATGGTTGTGTTCTCCAGGGCCATGGCGCGGACGATCGCCACCACGAAGGTGGCCAAACCATACCGCGCCATGGCGTGGGGGCGCTGGCTAGTTGTTTTCCTCAGCCGAAACCACCGGGTGCTGCCGGAGGTATTCAAGCCGTTCGTACATGTCGCTGCCGAGGTAGTACTTGGACGGAGGCAGGAGCTTGCCGCCCTGCTCCAGGGTCTTGATGCCCTTGAGGACCTTTTCCGGCGAGGCGGGCAGTTCGTAGATCCGCACGCCCGTGGCGTTGGAGATGGCGTTGACGATGGCCACATGGCCCGAGGTCAGCGAGAGCTCGGCGCAGCCCGAGGAGCCGAAGGGGCCGGTCGGGCGCGGCGTTTCGGTGTATTCCACCTCGATGTCGTCAGGGATGTCCATGATGTAGGGAAAGCCCTGGGCTTTTAAGGTCACGTCCTTGGCCGGGTCGAGAAAGTCCTCGGTCAAGGCCAGACCGATACCTTGGGCGATGCCGCCGTACATCTGGCCGTCCACCACGAGCTTGCTGCCGATGGGGCCGAAATCGGCGTGCAGCGTCATCTTGACCACCCGGGTCTTGCCGGTCTTGGTGTCCACTTCCACCTCGGCCATGAACAGGCCGTAGGTATGGGTCGGGTTGGGGTCGCCCTGCATGGTGTTGAAGTCGCACAGGGAGGAGTAGCCCACGGTGGTCGCCTTGCCGGTGTAGCGGACGGGGATATTTTCCTTGGTCATTTCCGCGTGGGTCCGGTAGGTGCCGTCGGGCTTGCGCATGGCCTCCATGAGTTGGTTGGCCCCGTCGATCATGGCCTTGCCGCCCATGTAGTGGGAACGGCTGCCGGCGGCCGCCCCGTAGTAGCCGTGCAGCGCGGTGTCGTTCATGACCAGGCGGATCTGCTCGGGC belongs to Solidesulfovibrio sp. and includes:
- a CDS encoding pyridine nucleotide-disulfide oxidoreductase/dicluster-binding protein encodes the protein MARYGLATFVVAIVRAMALENTTMQLKELTEWEARCTQEAAPACRAACPLHMDVRGFCTHLARRQWDKAWNLLVRTLPLPGLFARCCDAPCQGACLRRDLGGAIAMGALERFCAAVAKPVSPPRPLPSKHWDVAVLGSGLSGLCTAWELARRGFEVTLYRTPLAGIPDDVPATVIETEMENLERLGVVLVPAPSPDPDLPEVLLREAKAVFVDADAMPEVLAALGEPDAATCGTKRAGVFANRPGEASFALRAAVGRRVTVSVERFMQGIALTTAREGEGPCRTRLVTDLSGVKPAPAIAPDTGFTEETAGAEAGRCIDCQCLTCVKHCVFLEHYKSYPKAYARQIYNNSSNVVGIRQANTMINSCMLCGLCEELCPGNFSMAAVCLDARRVMVGQNRMPPSAHEFALRDMAFANSDHCTLARHAPGKDSSQYLFFPGCQLAACDPDGVAAAYDDLRSRLGDAGLLLSCCGAPARWSGRETLLRETRAALDRQWRDLRQPTLVVACPSCQVLLAEILPEAALVSYWSLLRTVGSPPGAAARSGATLAINDPCAARHDAGLQQDVRALLGECGVRLIEPALSGKTTECCGYGGLLAQANPELGVRVARHRSEAAAEDFVTYCAMCRDMLAKVGKRALHLFDLLFPKGNDPAARPAMGYSQRRENRVRLKERLLADLWKTPAASPKAAFEAIPVAFADTAARHMEERRILVSDIQKVLRHVEETGRRFVHEQTGHSLASYRPSVVTYWVEYEGGSTGYLIHNVWSHRLQIMEGHA